AAATCGCCTTAGTTATCCCTAAGCTCTTTGCAATTTTCAAGGTTTCATTGGCACCCTTAATGAATTCCTCCGTCACATCAACACCATCGGATCTTACTACTTTAGCTCGTCCATGCAGTACATCTTTTCCATCGCCACCCTGTATTTCTGCAGGAAGCCGAGGCGTAGTCAGCCCTCCCAATTGCTCTGGGCAAATGGGAGCCAGATTTTCCCCATTGAAATGTGTAAGGATTTCTTCTCTTAAATTGTGTTTGCCATTATACTTACAATTCACTCCAATTAAACATCCACTAATTAAGACCATGAACTTCACCTGCCCTGTTCCTAAATTTATTTAAGGTGCACAATCGTTACGCCCATGCCGCCTTCGCCATACTCACCTTCTCTAAAGCTTTTAGTATGCTTATGCTTCTTTAACATTTGCTTTAGTCCCGCACTTAAAACTCCAGTTCCTACACCATGAATAATCGTAACATGAGTTAGACCTGCAATATAGGCATCATCTAAGTATTTATCTACATTCAACATAGCTTCTTCTAGATTCTGACCTCTTACATCGATTTCCATCTTTATATTTTCAGCTTTGGATTTTACGATCTTTCCGACCCCTGTTTTCTTTGTGTCCTTTTCTTCCTTGATTCTTTCTAAATTCGAAACATGCATATTTACCTTCATGATGCCTACCTGAAGCTGAACCTCTCCATTTGCATCCTCTGGCAAAATCACATAGCCAATTTGATTGAGCGATAGTATATTCACCGACTCGCCGATCTTCAAGTTTTTAGGTGGCTTTTTATTGGTCTTTAATACTAATTTTTCTCCCATATTTTCGGCTAATTTACCCATTTGATCAGAAAGATTCTTTCTAGCCTCTTCTATTTTTTTGTTCATCTCTTTTTCTTCAAGCTCTGCACGCAATGTTTTTAAATTTTCCACGATCTCATCTGCATCCAATTTTGCTTGTTTCACAATCTTATAGGCTTCTCTTTTGGCATCGCTGATTAGCTTTTCTTTTTGAGTCTGAAGTTGTTGCTTTTTCTCATAATACTCTTCTCTTAATTTTTGAGTTTCCATTCGAAGTCTTGCTGCTTCATCCTTCTCTTTTTCAGCAGTACTTCTATTTTTCTCAATGTTTTGTAATAAGTCCTCAAATTGAATATCTTCTCTAGTTAACAGTTCTTTTGATCGTTGGATTAAAAAATCGGATAACCCTAGTTTTCTGGATATTTCAAATGCATTGGATTTACCTGGAACACCGATCAACAGTTTGTAGGTTGGGCTTAAAGTATTTACATCAAATTCAACAGAGGCATTCTCTACACCTTCCGTCGATAAGGCATACTGCTTTAATTCACTATAGTGGGTCGTGGCCACTGTAACAGTTCCCATCTCTCGTAAACTATTTAAAATGGCCATTGCAAGAGCCGCTCCCTCTGTAGGGTCAGTACCTGCACCTAATTCGTCAAATAAGACGAGGGATTGTTCTGTTACATTGTCCATGATATTTACGATGTTTGTCATATGAGATGAAAATGTACTTAAGCTTTGCTCAATACTTTGCTCGTCGCCGATATCCGCAAATACTTGATCGAATATCGCCAGCTTTGTACCATAGTCCGCTGGAACGTGTAATCCACTTTGTGCCATCAGGGTTAATAATCCTAAGGTTTTTAGTGTAACTGTTTTTCCGCCCGTATTGGGTCCTGTAATCACAAGGGTATGAAAGTCTTCTCCTAGCCACATGGTATTTGGAACGACCTTATTCGATGGCAATAAGGGATGTCGTCCATTCTTTATGGATATTTTTTTATTAGTATTCAGAACGGGCTCAACGGCTCTCATTTCAACGGAAAGCTTGCCCTTGGCAAATATGAAGTCCAATTCCTTTAAGATAATTTGATTGGACTTAATATCGTCGGATCTTTCTGCAATCATTGCTGCAATTTCCATCAATATTCTTTCGATCTCAACCTGCTCTTTCAGTCTGAGCTCTTTCAGTTGATTATTTAACTCTACAACCGCCATTGGCTCCACAAAAATAGTAGCACCGCTGGAGGATTGATCATGGATTAATCCCGGTATATTCCCCCTGTGTTCTTGTTTCACAGGAACTACATACCGATCCTGCCTCATTGTAATAATTGGATCCTGTAGATACTTCTGGTTTGAAGCGGATGTAATGATACTATTGAGCTTATTTCTGATGGCATCATTTTTAGATGAAATTTGCCTACGGATATTTCTTAACTCTGGACTGGCATTGTCTGACAGTTCTGTTTCACTTATAATACACAGTTCTATTTTATCCTCGATATGCTTTAAAGAGGAAATGTTATTTCCTAGTTCTTGAATGATTGGATAAGTACTTTCCTTTTTATCATCCTTTAGAAAAGTTTTCATTCGCCTAGCTGCTGCCAATGTTTCTTTCAGCTGTAGGAGCTGGCCTGGATCTAAATAAGATCCGATTTCCGTCCTTCGAAGGTATTGAGAAACATCATGAATTCCTCCCAAAGGAATATTTCCTCTATGGATTAAGATACTTTGCGCTTCACTGGTTTCTTTCTGCCAAGTTGTAATTTGTTCAAAATTTGAAATAGGTTTCAGTTCTTTTAGTTTTTCTCTTCCTAAAGAAGAAGTACATTTATCTTCCAGCATATGGATTATTTTATTATATTCTAAAACCCTTAAGCTTCTTTCATTCATTGAGTTCACCCCACTGCTCTAATAGTCTATATGTTTTTTACTGTAGATTTTCCTTGAGCTATTCTTATTCCCTCATTTTATCATATTATATTACTAGGTTCTAAGCAACTATTACCTTAATAATCTCTCTATTATTTCCTATTTTTCTGTTTATATATGCAAAAAGTGCCCAATTCAATGGCACTTTTCGCTGAATGATTAATCTCTTTTTTGAGCTTTCTGTCTTGCATTTTTATCTAAGATCTTCTTACGAAGTCGGATGCTTTTTGGTGTAATTTCTACCAGTTCGTCATCTGCTATAAATTCTAAGGATTGCTCTAAGGAAAAAACAATTGGCGGTACCAGTCTTAAAGCATCTTCTGAGCCGGATGCACGCATGTTGGTTAACTGTTTCTTCTTACATACATTTACCGCAATATCTTCTAGTCTTGAGCTTTCGCCTACAATCATTCCCTCATATACTTCAGTACCAGGACCTATAAACATTTTTCCTCTCTCTTGAGCTCCGCTAATACCGTAGCCTGCAGCAGTACCACTTTCAAAAGCAATTAAGGAACCTCTATTTCTAGCACGAATTTCTCCTTTGTATTTATCATAACCATCGAATAAATGGTGGAATATACCGTATCCCTTGGTGTCGGTTAAAAACTCTGAGCGATATCCAATCAATCCTCTTGCTGGAATTCTAAATTGAAGCTTCATAATTCCAGTTCCCGTTGGCTCCATATTTAACATTTCACCTTTTCGGATACTTACTTTCTCTATAACCGCACTAGAAGATTCTTCTGGAACCTCAATATATAGGATTTCAATCGGCTCCATTAGTCCTTCCTCTGTTTTTTTCATGATCACCTCTGGTCTTGAAACAGCAAATTCATATCCTTCTCTTCTCATGGTTTCAATTAAAATTGAGATATGAAGTTCTCCTCTACCAAGGATCTTAAAGCAATCTGAAGATATCTCCTCCATTTTCATAGCAACGTTGGATAGCAGCTCTTTTTCAAGTCGATCTTTTAAATGTCTGCTCGTTACAAAATCTCCTTCTCTACCTGCAAAAGGACTGTCATTTACCATGAAGTTCATGGAGATTGTTGGATCGTCTATTTTAACAGACTTTAGTGGATCTACTTTATCTATGGAGCATAGAGTCTCTCCGATATTGATATCACTAATACCAGATATAGCGATAATTTCACCAACAGTTGCAGATTCACATTCAACACGATTCAAGCCTTCATAGGTATATAAGTTACTGATTTTCACATTGATATGCTTTTCTTCTCTAACTAAAACTGCACCTTGCCCTCTATGAATCGTTCCTCTCGTTATCTTCCCAACACCAATTCTACCGATGTATTTATCGTAGTCTACAGATGTGATCAATAATTGAAGACCATCGTTTTCATCACCTTCTGGTGAAGGAATATTCTCTATTATGCTGTCGAATAATGGATCCATATTACTAGATTCCTCATCAATATTTAATTTTGCAAAACCACTCTTTCCAGAAGCATATACTACCGGGAACTCCAATTGTTCATCATCTGCTTCCAGCTCTATAAATAAATCTAAAACTTCATCGATCACTTCTTCAATTCTTGCTTCCGGTTTGTCTATTTTATTAATAACAACGATTGGTCTTAAACCAGTTTGCAATGCTTTTTGAAGTACGAATCTAGTTTGTGGCATCGGTCCTTCTGCTGAATCTACAAGCAGGAGCACACCGTCTACCATGTTCATAATACGCTCTACTTCTCCGCCAAAGTCCGCATGGCCTGGTGTGTCTATAATGTTAATTTTAACATCTTTATAGTGAATCGCAGTATTTTTAGAAAGAATCGTAATACCACGTTCTCTTTCTAAAGAGTTGGAGTCCATAACTCTCTCTTCGATCACTTCGTTGTTACGGAATGTTCCACTCTGCTTTAGCATTTGATCTACTAAAGTAGTTTTTCCATGGTCAACGTGCGCAATAATTGCAACATTTCTAATATCATTTCTTTTCATTCTACTTCAACTTCTTCCTATATAAATGTAGTAGGTATATTCAAAAATTCTTAATTTTTCTCGTCTAAAAAAATACCCATAAAAAGGATTTTATCATATCTAGTGCGATACTTCAATCATCTTATTTGTATTTTTAGCATATTTCCATAATTTTATATTGTTAAATATTGTATTCCATTAAAATATGTTGAATTCTGAAATATCCTTAGAAACAAAATATCCCACAATAGAACGGTACTCCATTGTTAGGATATTTCAAATCGTGATGTAATCTTTAATTTGAAGAATATTTTGCAGCAATGGCTTCTGCTACCCTTATACCGTCAACTGCGGCGGAAACAATGCCTCCAGCATAGCCAGCACCTTCTCCACATGGATAAATTCCTTTAATATTGCTCTCTAGCTCTTTGTCTCGAACAATTCGAATTGGAGAGGAACTTCTAGTTTCAACACCGGTCATTACGGCATCTTCCATGGCAAAATTCTTTAATTTTTTATTCAAGCCTACCAAAGCTTCTTTAAAAGATTCCACGGCATACTCCGGTAGGCAGTTTCTTAAATCCGTAAGCTTTACACCGGGTTCGTAGGATGGCTTCACCTTCCCTAAAGTCGTAGAAGGCTGATCCTTCAGAAAATCTCCCACCAATTGCGCAGGTGCAGAGTAATTGCTTCCACCTTCTTTAAATGCTTTCTGCTCTAATTCTCTCTGTAAGTACATGCCAGCCAACGGGTGATCACTTCCGAAATCTTCGGGTCCTATTCCTACCAACAATGCGCTATTTGCATTTTCCTTATCTCTGGCATGTTCACTCATTCCATTGGTAACAACGCCGCCTTCTTCAGATGCAGAGGCCACAACAGTTCCACCAGGACACATGCAGAAGGTATAGACAGACCGTTGGTTTTTGCAGTGGTGTACCAGTTTATAATCTGCAGCGCCTAAACGAGGATGGTCTGCAAATGTGCCATATTGACTCTCATTGATGATGCGCTGTGGATGTTCGATGCGGACCCCTATGGAAAAAGGTTTTTGTTTGAGTTCTAACCCACCCTCATAAATGGACTCAAAAGTATCTCTTGCACTATGACCCACTGCGATTACAGCAGTATCTGTGTCGATGATATCCCCACCATTCACCTGAACCCCTTTAATTCTATCGCCCTCTACAATAAAATCTGTTACTTTATGCTGGAAAAGTACTTTGCCACCCAGCGCTATTATTTTTTCTCGAATATTTTTAACCACATGCTGTAAAATATCAGTTCCTACGTGAGGTTTACTGGAATAAAGAATATCCCTTGGCGCACCTGCTTCTATCAATTCCTCCAATACTTTTCTGCATCTTGGGTCTTTAATTTGGGTCGTCAATTTTCCATCAGAAAATGTTCCCGCGCCACCTTCTCCGAATTGAACATTAGAATCTTTAACAAGTTCCCCAGTGGACCAGAAATGGGCAACATCTTTTGCTCTCTCCTCTACGTCTTTACCTCTCTCTAGAATAATCGGATTATATCCCATTTCCGCCAATATTAAGCCTGCAAATAATCCAGCCGGTCCAAGTCCAATGACCACAGGTGGTTTGTCTAGCTTTTGATCTCCTTTAAGAACATATTGATACGCCATATCAGGCGTTACAGTAACATCCTTGGATTTACAATTTTTAATGAACGTCTCTTCATCTTTCACCTGAACATCCACTGTATAGACGAGATAAATTTCTTCTTTTTTCCTTGCATCGATGGATTCTTTATAAATACGATATTCGATTAAATCGGACTTCTGAATCCCTAATTTCTTCAATAAAGCTTTTTTAAAAGCTTCTTCATCTTGATTGATTGTGACTTTAACTCCTGTTACACGCAGCATTTTCTTCTTCCTTCCTCGATCCCATAGCCTATTTTATTGTTGCTTCATTTCCTACCACATATCCAGAAGACCATGCCCACTGTAGGTTGTACCCGCCACAGTCTCCATCCACATCTAAGATTTCTCCTGCAAAGAATAAACCTTTTACAAGTTTCGATTCTAAAGTTTCTGGGCATATACTCGATACATCGATGCCCCCAGCAGTTACTTGGGAGTTTGCCCAAGTTTGAGAACCTGTAATAGAGAATTCCCAATCCTTTAATATTTTAACGATATTCCTGATCTCCTTATTCGATACTTCTGAGCATAATTTATCCAAATGATGGATACCGGCTTCTTTTAAAATTATTGGAATCATTCTTTTATTGATGAGACCGATGAAGCTAAAATCCAATGGGCGGTCATACTGATAGGACAATCTTAAGCTGATAAGAGCTACCAACTCATCATGGGTATGACTGGGAAACATATCGATCTTTAATTGAGGCTTTTTTTTATATTCCAGGGCTTCCACCGCACTCCTACTGAGCTGCAATATTGGTGGTCCTGAAATTCCATACTCTGTAAATAATATTTCGCCCTCTTCTTTTCTTAAAGCCTCCCTATCTACTAGAATAGAAGCTTCTCCATCAAATTTTATTCCCTTGATCACTTTTAGAAAGGGGGACTCCAGCTTTAACTGCACCAGCGCAGGGAAAGGCTTTACCACCTTATGTCCTAAACTTTTAGCAAGTCCGTATCCACTGCCGTTGGATCCTAAACTAGGACTGGACATACCGCCAGTAACCATAATTACCCTATCTGCCCTATATTCAACACCATTTTGATCCTTGAGTAAAAATTGATCCTTTATTTTTTTTACACTCTGGATCTCACAATCACAGAGCACAGATATCCCTAGTTTATCTATCTCGTATCTTAAAACATCTAGAACACTGGAGGCTTGATCCGACATTGGAAATACTTTTCCACCAGCTTCAACTTTATGCGCAATGCCTAGGATTTCAAAAAAATCGATGGTATTTTCCACTGTAAATTGTTTTAATATATTACGAACCAAATCACGATTTGTGCTATGTAAACAACCTATATTCTGATGACTTAAATTGATATTTGTAAGATTGCATCTTCCATTTCCCGTTGCCAATATTTTTTTTCCAACTCTATTCATTTTTTCATATATCACAACATTGGCACCATTTCTAGCCGCCACGATTGCTGCCATCATACCAGCGGCTCCACCACCTATGATTGCAATTTCTCTTAACATCGCTATAACTCCTTTAGCTGTGGCATCATTTTCCACTGCAATATTTTTATTCTTGCTCATTATATATAATATCATAGCTTACTTCAACTGTATGTTTTATGTTTCATTCATAAAAATAGACATGGTAACTTATCCTATCAATTACCATGTCTACATCCATCATTCTATTATTTAGAGTCTATAGCTTTCAAATGCTAAGCTGGAAAATCCTTGTATAGATCCTTCTTAGCGCCACAAATTGGACATTGATCTGGTAAATGATCCGCCACCGTATGACCACAAATTGGACATACATAAATTGTTCCAATATCCATATCTTTACCTTGCTTTGCCATATTCTGTGCATCCTGAAACATTTTTGCGTGAATTTTTTCTGCTTCTAATGCATAGTGGAATGCTTTTTCAGCACCTTTTTCATTTTGGTAACGCGCTGTTTCTAAATAAACTGGATACATCTGCTCTACTTCATGAAGTTCTCCATTGATTGCACCTTGTAAATTATCTACTGTTTTACCTACGCCAAATACAGCACCAGACGCTACCGTATAATCCCCAACCTGATCCTTTAATACTCTAAAATGATTGTCTGCATGGGCATATTCTGCATAAGCGATGGCTCTAAAAAGTCTGCCGATATTCGGCATTTTTTCTGCTTCAGCTACATCTGCCCAAATTAAATACCTCATATGAGCTGCACTTTCTCCACCATAAGCAGATCTTAAAAAATCTGCTGTCATGGCATTGTTTACTGTCATAATTTGACCTCCTCTTTAACCCTTGTTTTTTATAGCGAATAGGTAAGTTCTACTTATGATGTGTTTCCAAAGAAGAACTTTATCGTAAGTGAGTTTCAAAAAAAGGCTTCCTTAAAACACTTTTATAGAAACCTTTTTTATTTTAATTAGTGAACCGGCGTTAGTTGATCTTCCTTGATGGTTACTTGATTATTCCGCAATACTTGTTTTGTTCGATCCCCTGTTTCTATAGCGTCTAGGTATATAATTTCATCAGGTACAACCTTGATCACTTTTAGGGAATCTCTATTCATTTCAAACATATAAGGTTCCGATGTATATTTTAGAGCCTCATCGAAAAGTGTTCTATTGGTAAGACTTGTACTAGCCTTTCCAAATATCTGTACGCCTTTAATCTTTTTAAAATTGATATACTCTGTATTCACCAAAAGGCAAACCTCTGGATTCT
Above is a genomic segment from Alkaliphilus oremlandii OhILAs containing:
- a CDS encoding DUF523 domain-containing protein; translation: MVLISGCLIGVNCKYNGKHNLREEILTHFNGENLAPICPEQLGGLTTPRLPAEIQGGDGKDVLHGRAKVVRSDGVDVTEEFIKGANETLKIAKSLGITKAILKAKSPSCGAGKIYDGSFSDIIIDGDGVTTALLKENGIEVYSDEEFSEKI
- a CDS encoding endonuclease MutS2; protein product: MNERSLRVLEYNKIIHMLEDKCTSSLGREKLKELKPISNFEQITTWQKETSEAQSILIHRGNIPLGGIHDVSQYLRRTEIGSYLDPGQLLQLKETLAAARRMKTFLKDDKKESTYPIIQELGNNISSLKHIEDKIELCIISETELSDNASPELRNIRRQISSKNDAIRNKLNSIITSASNQKYLQDPIITMRQDRYVVPVKQEHRGNIPGLIHDQSSSGATIFVEPMAVVELNNQLKELRLKEQVEIERILMEIAAMIAERSDDIKSNQIILKELDFIFAKGKLSVEMRAVEPVLNTNKKISIKNGRHPLLPSNKVVPNTMWLGEDFHTLVITGPNTGGKTVTLKTLGLLTLMAQSGLHVPADYGTKLAIFDQVFADIGDEQSIEQSLSTFSSHMTNIVNIMDNVTEQSLVLFDELGAGTDPTEGAALAMAILNSLREMGTVTVATTHYSELKQYALSTEGVENASVEFDVNTLSPTYKLLIGVPGKSNAFEISRKLGLSDFLIQRSKELLTREDIQFEDLLQNIEKNRSTAEKEKDEAARLRMETQKLREEYYEKKQQLQTQKEKLISDAKREAYKIVKQAKLDADEIVENLKTLRAELEEKEMNKKIEEARKNLSDQMGKLAENMGEKLVLKTNKKPPKNLKIGESVNILSLNQIGYVILPEDANGEVQLQVGIMKVNMHVSNLERIKEEKDTKKTGVGKIVKSKAENIKMEIDVRGQNLEEAMLNVDKYLDDAYIAGLTHVTIIHGVGTGVLSAGLKQMLKKHKHTKSFREGEYGEGGMGVTIVHLK
- the typA gene encoding translational GTPase TypA, whose amino-acid sequence is MKRNDIRNVAIIAHVDHGKTTLVDQMLKQSGTFRNNEVIEERVMDSNSLERERGITILSKNTAIHYKDVKINIIDTPGHADFGGEVERIMNMVDGVLLLVDSAEGPMPQTRFVLQKALQTGLRPIVVINKIDKPEARIEEVIDEVLDLFIELEADDEQLEFPVVYASGKSGFAKLNIDEESSNMDPLFDSIIENIPSPEGDENDGLQLLITSVDYDKYIGRIGVGKITRGTIHRGQGAVLVREEKHINVKISNLYTYEGLNRVECESATVGEIIAISGISDINIGETLCSIDKVDPLKSVKIDDPTISMNFMVNDSPFAGREGDFVTSRHLKDRLEKELLSNVAMKMEEISSDCFKILGRGELHISILIETMRREGYEFAVSRPEVIMKKTEEGLMEPIEILYIEVPEESSSAVIEKVSIRKGEMLNMEPTGTGIMKLQFRIPARGLIGYRSEFLTDTKGYGIFHHLFDGYDKYKGEIRARNRGSLIAFESGTAAGYGISGAQERGKMFIGPGTEVYEGMIVGESSRLEDIAVNVCKKKQLTNMRASGSEDALRLVPPIVFSLEQSLEFIADDELVEITPKSIRLRKKILDKNARQKAQKRD
- a CDS encoding NAD(P)/FAD-dependent oxidoreductase yields the protein MLRVTGVKVTINQDEEAFKKALLKKLGIQKSDLIEYRIYKESIDARKKEEIYLVYTVDVQVKDEETFIKNCKSKDVTVTPDMAYQYVLKGDQKLDKPPVVIGLGPAGLFAGLILAEMGYNPIILERGKDVEERAKDVAHFWSTGELVKDSNVQFGEGGAGTFSDGKLTTQIKDPRCRKVLEELIEAGAPRDILYSSKPHVGTDILQHVVKNIREKIIALGGKVLFQHKVTDFIVEGDRIKGVQVNGGDIIDTDTAVIAVGHSARDTFESIYEGGLELKQKPFSIGVRIEHPQRIINESQYGTFADHPRLGAADYKLVHHCKNQRSVYTFCMCPGGTVVASASEEGGVVTNGMSEHARDKENANSALLVGIGPEDFGSDHPLAGMYLQRELEQKAFKEGGSNYSAPAQLVGDFLKDQPSTTLGKVKPSYEPGVKLTDLRNCLPEYAVESFKEALVGLNKKLKNFAMEDAVMTGVETRSSSPIRIVRDKELESNIKGIYPCGEGAGYAGGIVSAAVDGIRVAEAIAAKYSSN
- a CDS encoding BaiN/RdsA family NAD(P)/FAD-dependent oxidoreductase; amino-acid sequence: MSKNKNIAVENDATAKGVIAMLREIAIIGGGAAGMMAAIVAARNGANVVIYEKMNRVGKKILATGNGRCNLTNINLSHQNIGCLHSTNRDLVRNILKQFTVENTIDFFEILGIAHKVEAGGKVFPMSDQASSVLDVLRYEIDKLGISVLCDCEIQSVKKIKDQFLLKDQNGVEYRADRVIMVTGGMSSPSLGSNGSGYGLAKSLGHKVVKPFPALVQLKLESPFLKVIKGIKFDGEASILVDREALRKEEGEILFTEYGISGPPILQLSRSAVEALEYKKKPQLKIDMFPSHTHDELVALISLRLSYQYDRPLDFSFIGLINKRMIPIILKEAGIHHLDKLCSEVSNKEIRNIVKILKDWEFSITGSQTWANSQVTAGGIDVSSICPETLESKLVKGLFFAGEILDVDGDCGGYNLQWAWSSGYVVGNEATIK
- a CDS encoding rubrerythrin family protein — translated: MTVNNAMTADFLRSAYGGESAAHMRYLIWADVAEAEKMPNIGRLFRAIAYAEYAHADNHFRVLKDQVGDYTVASGAVFGVGKTVDNLQGAINGELHEVEQMYPVYLETARYQNEKGAEKAFHYALEAEKIHAKMFQDAQNMAKQGKDMDIGTIYVCPICGHTVADHLPDQCPICGAKKDLYKDFPA
- a CDS encoding pyridoxamine 5'-phosphate oxidase family protein, which encodes MNKNNRKMDSAELREKIITFLKEHRSGTLATVFNSRPRCSPIQYFLGADMDIYIVSAGGDKFRAIEQNPEVCLLVNTEYINFKKIKGVQIFGKASTSLTNRTLFDEALKYTSEPYMFEMNRDSLKVIKVVPDEIIYLDAIETGDRTKQVLRNNQVTIKEDQLTPVH